The sequence AGATTCAACAGATCCTAGTGTTCTAGCAGAATCTAGTACGATCCACAAGCCAATGTTGTCATTACCTTCAACTCTTTTAAACACCTCTATGACGTTTAAAAATCTTAGCCAAATGCTTGCTGATGAAGACAATGACAAGCACCTAAGCATACCTCAAAATCAATCTAGGAGTGTAGCGATATCGTATCCTTTGCGAAAACAGTCCACTAAGATATCTTTGACACCAAGATCTAATTTAAACACTAATTTATCGATCAAACGTAATCAAAGCTCACCTGGATCGTATTTGAGCAATGACCTAGATGAAATCTCAGATATGACGTTTGCGATGGAAATACCGACAAATACTTTCACCGCGCACGCAATTCAAGTAATAAATAGTGGCTCGAGCAATAATACGACTGGTGCATCACCCAAaatatcttcttttacaaaagataaaaaaggTGAACTAGCTGGTTACGTGCCAAAAGGAGACAGAGCGGTTAATAGCAAAACTAATAATATTCTAGATTACAATGCACCAGGTACACACAATGAAGGGGCCATTAACATTTTTGAGGATGCTCCCTCCGATGAGGGGTCATTGAAtacatcttcttcagagaGCGATTCACAAGGAAGTGTACATAGAAAGGCCGTATCTATCGATACATTGGCAACTACAAACGTTCTTACACCAGCAACAAATGTTAGAGTAAGCCTTTATTGGAACAATAATAATGCAGGCATTCCTCGAGAGACCACTGAAGAAATACTTTCCAAAATTCAACTATCGCCAGAAAAGCCACCAAATCCACATGTGCAAAAGAGATTCTCTTCCGCACGTGGTAGTCGTGATAGTGATGCGTTAGGCATTTCCCAAAGTTTGCAGTCAATGTTCAAGGATTTGGAGGAAGATCAAGATGAACATACGTCTCAGGCTGATATGCTTGCATCAAGTTTAAACTACCAAAATTCAAAGCTTTCTGAGGAGAACACTAACCCAAAGCAAAGAGTGACAATgttatttgatgaagatgaggaagaaTCCAAGAGAATAGGTtcagagaaaataaaagaggAACCCACTAACCTCGCTAGCAAAATAGACGAGGAACCTGCACACGTTTCTTTATCGCATGATACTAATAAAGAAGGGCATGTTGACGCCACAGAaaataaccatttaaagGTTCCAAAACCCTTGCCTACTAAATCTGCTAAAGAGCCTGCTTTGAGATCGGGTTCCGCTGCAAATACTAAAGGTCTAGAAAATACTTCTAAAAGTGCCAATAAATCTGCAGTTGAAGAAGCGCCCGctaatgataaaaaaaattggttcGTCAAGCTATTACATAATTTCTCATCTCATAATAGTGGAACAAAGATATCCAAAAATCACGTAActaaaatttcatttgaCGATGCGCACATACTGACATTGAATGAATTCAACAAGAATAGTATCGATTATCAGCTGAAAAACTTGGATCACAAATTTGGCAAAAAAGGTGTGGAATACGATTGTAAATTTGTAAAAGGGAACTTTAAatttaaaatcaaaatcagcACTCTGCCCAATGCTTCAACGATCATCACTGTAAAGAGGAGAAGCAAGAATTCAAACACTACTTCCGATagagcttttgaaaagtttaatAATGATGTGGAAAGAGTAATTAGAAATGCTGGACGTGTATGAAGTTTGTATAGACATTACTTAATTgtgtaaaaatatcaaaaaatcgATGTACAAGAACTGGTTTGGTAAAGCAGAAAGACAGAAGGCAGAcatgaaataaaaattaatTAAACAATAATACAAATAAAAGTTATGAAAAGGGTTTTACACATTGTCCTAGtttagaaaataaatacaaCCCTAAATGCGTAGGGACAGCAGccggttttttttttcctttttattgtttaaGAGAATTCGTCATCCGATAAATCATATTCAGAGAGCTCTTCTTCAGAACTATCGTTTAAATCTTCGTCTTGtacaaattcttcatcttcatcattattcTCGTTTAAATCATCAACAAACAGAGCATATTTGTCAGCGTCATCGTAGTACTCCGACAAGATAAAGGTCGAATAAGTCATGGagtcttcctttttctccaCAGTTTTTTTCGAATTCTCATCCATTTCAATCGTGTCATATTGGAAATTCCAGAATTGCTTGAAGTCTTTGTTCCAGCATGCCACCATTATAGTACTAATCAACAAGGAAGGAACGATGTATAACAAAGCTGGTTGTGCGGTATTGAATAAAGATAACGATACCATGGCGGATATTAAAGCAGCAACGTAACTAATTATAGCTGTGATAAAGTACTTGCCAATATATGACCAATTCAAGAAGTGGAACTCAGTGTCATCGTGATCAAGATGCCATTTCCAAATATCATACTTGTAGCACATAGCGATGAACATACCCGGTAAAGCGATATCACCTAAGCCGAGCATTGAGAAATTGAAGCTGTTTTGGGCAGTGTTAAACTTAACTGGCAGGCTTAGTTTTACTGGGATATCAAGGTTCGTAGCAACCGTAACCATCACGTCAGTACCAAAGACGAAATAAATGTCGTAGAAGAATAATGCAATAAGAATTAGAGCCCCggatttcaaattcttcaacttTAATTGAGAAATGGACCAAATTGCCATATTCATGCTCACTGCATTGGATATTAGCCAATTGTTAGGAGACAAATAAAAGTAGACAGTGGCGACTACGGAGAGCACAAATGAAACGATAAGTGCGTTATTCAGGTATATGTTACTGATTTGTCTTTTCGACTTGACGTCTTTGGGTTTAATCAGTTCCCTTCTATAGAAATGTTTCATCCAGTGGTCCTTTTCGATTTCAGTCAAGGTCTTTTGGTGAACAGCCGAGTTAGTTAATCCATCTTTATAGTTCAAATTTGTAACGAACCCGCCTATTTTGTTTAGATCGTCGTTATCGTCAGCAATGGTTACACGGTACCTTGGCAAAACAGTCAAGGGGTTCCAAGAAGTCATATGCGATATATTCCtggaaaaagaattaaGGAAATATGAGTAGACAAATGTACCTGCTGGTATATTCAATAGTGTTATGttaaaattcaaaatcttaACCACGTATCTCAACCAATTCAAATGTAGCTTCttaataacaaaatacaAAGCTAATAAAGTGCAACCACTAGTTAAAGGAAGTATAATCGCATGTTTCTCATCCATCATATCAAAGAActttttgctctttttcttcttctttttgtcttcgTCACTCTCATGGTAAATTACATGGCAATCATGATCTACATCGAAATCAGTGGGGTCAAACAACGGGTGTTCCCTGGTAGGAGGCAAAGCGGTAAACGGAATAGAAGATATGGACGTGAATGAACCAATAACGACCAAAGCACTGGCAATGAGAACTAGGGTAGCATAGTTGAATGCTAAAGAATGGCTTTCGACTAGGTGTGTGATCTTGTGGGCCACACGATACGATATCTTGTCAAAGGTAGTGGCCAAGCCGTTGTTATGGTTTTCGACTATAgcattaattttttcaaaaacttcttcTAGTTCTTTGTTCGACGCACCTTGGCTCGTGCTTGACGAATTGGCCCTAAAGATACGAGACGACCACTCCGAGAAGTGGTCTACAACGGAGTTTAAATACTTGTTCATTGcgtatttgttttttctttagttgGGATCCATAGTATTTCTCAAAAAGGGAGTTCTTGGCAAACCTTGTCTTATATATTCGAAATCGGAGAGGggttcttttctttccgGTGTCTCaaaatccttttttcttcacgGCACAAAGGCACCAAAAGTATATATCAAAGACTATATGAATTAAAAAGAGtataaaatatgaaaaatgagAACTGATATGACGAGTTGTATAATACAAGGGCCCATCGAATAGCTGATAACGCCCTAACGCTTACGTTGCTTCTTCCATTTAAAAGAAGACTTCCCTGACGAGTCCacgattttcttctttgaaccCTTTTTCAACAGTTCTCTTTGAGCGTCCATTCTCTGTTGGACTTGTTTCAACTGGGTTTCTCTCTGTATATGTTGTTTTacttgtttgaattttttcaacttcttcttgtctaGTGATTCCTTGGGCATTATTGATGAGGCGCTCTTATTGTTCAAAACATCTTGGGTCAACTGGTCCTTGGTTAATCTATTCTCAGACCTATTCACCATCTCAGAAGTGGTATTGAAAAACGTTTCTGGAGCAAAATCCTCCATCTTTTCTCGGGAATCAACAAATATTGTATGATTCCCACTGCTTTTGAACATCAGCTCCTTCGatcttttttccagtttctTCAACTCTAGTTGTCTCAACGTCCTCACATAGTTACTATCCTGTGTCTTGAGCAATTTGACTTGGTCCATGGAAAGAGActcgtcttcatcgtcaccGTGACGTGAGGTGATTAAGAGCCCTTTTGCATCTGTCTTTCTCGAATGCATAGCATGGTAGTATTCATCTgggtttctttctttcactttttctCTGAGAATCTTCAAACTGGACTGCTTCCTATGGAAATCTTGTGCACGCTTTACATAGTCTTTATGCTTTTCTAAGAAACCATATCTGGTACGACTCGTTATTTGAGAACGCTCTCtatgctgttttttttgaacatcATGCACTAGCTTAGCCATCTTTCGGTTGCTTCTATATTTCACGGGCTCTCGAGAATTTGCTGGCGTACCTGGTGGCCTGTAACTTGATGCTCTTGTCACTACGTATTGTATGcattgtcttcttttttttcactattgcGATGAGCTAactaccaaaaaaaaatttcatcgaACGTGCGTAATGACAAGCCTCTAGGTCCCAAAGGGCTTGATGACATACCATTCAAAACATCATTGCAGTTGTGTACAGCGGTTACGATATGGTAGAGAGCGGTATTGTCAGGTGAGGGTGGTGAAAACAGTATTAGTAATGGGTGATCATAGTTTGCCGGATTTCCGGACCTGTTTGAAGTTTTCTGTTACCGCTCGAAAGAGCTTTCTCTGTATGTACAGAGATGACGTTGCAGACGAAAAATTGGCTTCCCCAATGCCCAGCGCCTGCGATATACAGCTGAAGACGACGATCGGCGAAATGTACCCCGCTGCGGGGATGAGGGTCACAATCATGAATTCAACAACCGAAAGCTTGGATTCACTAGCAACTACGCACATTCAGGATTTTGAGATTGTTATTATTCCAGACGTCAATTCACTTTCACTACCAGACCAGGCCAAGTTAGTGAGAGTTATGAGAGAGTCTGAAATATCTAGCGAAAGGGCGCAATCAGGACGA is a genomic window of Saccharomyces eubayanus strain FM1318 chromosome XI, whole genome shotgun sequence containing:
- the YPF1 gene encoding aspartic endopeptidase, translating into MNKYLNSVVDHFSEWSSRIFRANSSSTSQGASNKELEEVFEKINAIVENHNNGLATTFDKISYRVAHKITHLVESHSLAFNYATLVLIASALVVIGSFTSISSIPFTALPPTREHPLFDPTDFDVDHDCHVIYHESDEDKKKKKKSKKFFDMMDEKHAIILPLTSGCTLLALYFVIKKLHLNWLRYVVKILNFNITLLNIPAGTFVYSYFLNSFSRNISHMTSWNPLTVLPRYRVTIADDNDDLNKIGGFVTNLNYKDGLTNSAVHQKTLTEIEKDHWMKHFYRRELIKPKDVKSKRQISNIYLNNALIVSFVLSVVATVYFYLSPNNWLISNAVSMNMAIWSISQLKLKNLKSGALILIALFFYDIYFVFGTDVMVTVATNLDIPVKLSLPVKFNTAQNSFNFSMLGLGDIALPGMFIAMCYKYDIWKWHLDHDDTEFHFLNWSYIGKYFITAIISYVAALISAMVSLSLFNTAQPALLYIVPSLLISTIMVACWNKDFKQFWNFQYDTIEMDENSKKTVEKKEDSMTYSTFILSEYYDDADKYALFVDDLNENNDEDEEFVQDEDLNDSSEEELSEYDLSDDEFS
- the UTP11 gene encoding rRNA-processing protein UTP11, with product MAKLVHDVQKKQHRERSQITSRTRYGFLEKHKDYVKRAQDFHRKQSSLKILREKVKERNPDEYYHAMHSRKTDAKGLLITSRHGDDEDESLSMDQVKLLKTQDSNYVRTLRQLELKKLEKRSKELMFKSSGNHTIFVDSREKMEDFAPETFFNTTSEMVNRSENRLTKDQLTQDVLNNKSASSIMPKESLDKKKLKKFKQVKQHIQRETQLKQVQQRMDAQRELLKKGSKKKIVDSSGKSSFKWKKQRKR